In Nocardioides faecalis, the following proteins share a genomic window:
- a CDS encoding AMP-binding protein: MTQTTTAPSRPFTLADVLEVMADTIPDRTAIFTMERTYTFAELDERANRVANHLLEAGIQPGDHVAVHSANRIEWIDAFYGCFKARAVPININYKYKHDELAYLYDNADCVAAFVAPEHVEALGELDTPQLRHCLVLGEEYDAAMAAASPERPAVQRSSDDHYVIYTGGTTGLPKGVTWRQEDLMRAALNASRFGAPMESIEQLAGEAAANENPMVLLACGPMMHGGSQWILGNGHVAGFTVALFTEPHFDPEKILDLVDAAGVVSLTFLGDAMGRPVAETILAHPDRWDLSSLMAVSNGAAPLSEGVREEIRRALPGRFILDTYGSSESGAGGSRMDDGTGDAAGAPKFTFDANAEVFGPDDKPVPVGEVGILARRGAIPLGYHKDPVKTAATFKEIDGVRWSITGDMARREEDGAITVLGRGSVCINTGGEKVNPEEVESVLLRHDDVFDAAVVGTPHERWGQQVTALVQRREGATLSEDALREHCRALISNYKVPKSVLFVDQVPRTPVSKVDYRATAELASQLLDA, encoded by the coding sequence GTGACCCAGACCACAACCGCCCCGTCCCGCCCCTTCACCCTCGCCGACGTGCTCGAGGTGATGGCCGACACCATCCCGGACCGGACCGCGATCTTCACGATGGAGCGGACCTACACCTTCGCCGAGCTGGACGAGCGGGCCAACCGGGTGGCCAACCACCTGCTCGAGGCGGGCATCCAGCCCGGGGACCACGTGGCGGTGCACTCGGCGAACCGCATCGAGTGGATCGATGCGTTCTACGGCTGCTTCAAGGCACGCGCCGTGCCGATCAACATCAACTACAAGTACAAGCACGACGAGCTCGCCTACCTCTACGACAACGCCGACTGCGTCGCGGCGTTCGTGGCCCCCGAGCACGTCGAGGCGCTCGGCGAGCTCGACACCCCGCAGCTGCGGCACTGCCTCGTGCTGGGCGAGGAGTACGACGCCGCGATGGCCGCCGCCTCCCCCGAGCGGCCGGCGGTCCAGCGCTCCAGCGACGACCACTACGTCATCTACACCGGCGGCACCACCGGGCTGCCCAAGGGCGTGACCTGGCGTCAGGAGGACCTGATGCGCGCCGCCCTCAACGCCAGCCGCTTCGGCGCACCGATGGAGTCGATCGAGCAGCTGGCGGGTGAGGCGGCGGCCAACGAGAACCCGATGGTGCTGCTGGCCTGCGGCCCGATGATGCACGGCGGCAGCCAGTGGATCCTCGGCAACGGCCACGTCGCGGGCTTCACGGTGGCACTGTTCACCGAGCCCCACTTCGACCCCGAGAAGATCCTCGACCTGGTCGACGCCGCGGGCGTGGTGTCGCTGACCTTCCTCGGCGACGCGATGGGCCGCCCGGTGGCGGAGACCATCCTGGCCCACCCCGACCGCTGGGACCTGTCCAGCCTGATGGCGGTCTCCAACGGCGCCGCCCCGTTGTCCGAGGGGGTGCGCGAGGAGATCCGTCGCGCGCTGCCCGGCCGCTTCATCCTCGACACCTACGGCTCCTCGGAGTCCGGCGCCGGCGGCTCCCGGATGGACGACGGCACCGGCGATGCCGCGGGCGCGCCGAAGTTCACCTTCGACGCCAACGCGGAGGTCTTCGGGCCCGACGACAAGCCGGTCCCGGTCGGCGAGGTGGGCATCCTCGCGCGCCGCGGGGCGATCCCGCTGGGCTACCACAAGGACCCGGTGAAGACCGCAGCCACCTTCAAGGAGATCGACGGCGTGCGCTGGTCGATCACCGGCGACATGGCGCGGCGCGAGGAGGACGGCGCGATCACCGTGCTCGGGCGCGGCTCGGTGTGCATCAACACCGGCGGGGAGAAGGTGAACCCCGAGGAGGTGGAGTCGGTGCTGCTGCGCCACGACGACGTCTTCGACGCCGCCGTCGTGGGCACCCCGCACGAGCGCTGGGGCCAGCAGGTCACCGCTCTGGTGCAGCGTCGCGAGGGCGCCACCCTGAGCGAGGACGCGCTCCGCGAGCACTGCCGGGCCCTGATCTCGAACTACAAGGTGCCCAAGTCCGTGCTCTTCGTGGACCAGGTGCCGCGCACGCCGGTGAGC
- a CDS encoding OsmC family protein, protein MADHHYRLFLAWQGDRGTGTSGYRDYGRDVLVRAEGKPDLLASADAAFRGDPGRWNPEELLLAALSQCHLLSYLHSAVRHGIVVTAYDDAPVGALAQVGQGGRFTSVTLRPRVCITDPAQVVLAREIHAEASANCFIAASVAFPVRHEPTIITAAPGA, encoded by the coding sequence ATGGCCGACCACCACTACCGCCTCTTCCTCGCCTGGCAGGGCGATCGCGGCACCGGCACCAGCGGCTACCGCGACTACGGGCGCGACGTGCTGGTGCGCGCCGAGGGCAAGCCCGACCTGCTCGCCTCCGCCGACGCAGCCTTCCGCGGCGACCCGGGGCGCTGGAACCCCGAGGAGCTGCTGCTCGCGGCGCTCTCGCAGTGCCACCTGCTGTCCTACCTGCACTCGGCGGTGCGGCACGGCATCGTGGTGACGGCGTACGACGACGCGCCGGTCGGCGCCTTGGCGCAGGTCGGCCAGGGCGGGCGGTTCACCTCGGTCACCCTCCGTCCGCGGGTGTGCATCACCGACCCGGCGCAGGTGGTGCTGGCGCGCGAGATCCACGCCGAGGCGAGTGCGAACTGTTTCATCGCCGCCTCCGTGGCGTTCCCCGTGCGCCACGAGCCGACGATCATCACGGCGGCGCCCGGAGCCTGA
- a CDS encoding SDR family NAD(P)-dependent oxidoreductase: protein MLHPTPENESRRSPEHAPEETGAQVGAERPLAGRVAVVTGASSGLGLAFARLLGRAGAQVMVAALPGSGVDDAVGSLRADGLQAHGHELDVADLPAVEALAARARDLGPLGVWVNNAGAPGVYGPAHLVPSAVFERVLDANVRGVFHGTRTAVAAMLAEASTDPTRAVGHVVNVWGKGATKPVPMQSAYASSKAWNRAFTRTVRAELAGTGVRVHGFDPGLVRTEMLSRVTVAPGMERRVRALPYVAALWGQSPEDAAAPLLPLLLEGRDDHRDLTLGTVLGRGVRSVARGELRSSRRMKLDVRVLED, encoded by the coding sequence ATGCTCCACCCGACCCCTGAGAACGAGTCGAGGCGCTCCCCGGAGCACGCGCCGGAGGAGACGGGCGCGCAGGTGGGTGCCGAGCGGCCGCTGGCTGGCCGCGTCGCCGTCGTCACCGGCGCCAGCAGCGGGCTCGGTCTCGCGTTCGCACGGCTGCTGGGCCGCGCCGGCGCACAGGTCATGGTGGCGGCACTGCCCGGCAGCGGCGTGGACGACGCGGTGGGCTCCCTTCGCGCCGACGGCCTGCAGGCCCACGGTCACGAGCTCGACGTCGCCGACCTCCCGGCGGTCGAGGCGCTCGCCGCACGCGCCCGCGACCTGGGCCCGCTGGGCGTGTGGGTCAACAACGCCGGCGCCCCCGGGGTCTACGGCCCCGCCCACCTCGTGCCCTCGGCGGTGTTCGAGCGGGTGCTGGACGCCAACGTGCGTGGCGTCTTCCACGGCACCCGTACGGCGGTCGCCGCCATGCTCGCCGAGGCCAGCACCGACCCCACGCGCGCTGTCGGCCACGTGGTCAACGTGTGGGGCAAGGGCGCCACGAAGCCGGTGCCGATGCAGAGCGCCTACGCCAGCTCCAAGGCCTGGAACCGCGCCTTCACCCGCACCGTGCGCGCCGAGCTCGCCGGCACCGGCGTGCGCGTGCACGGCTTCGACCCCGGCCTCGTCCGCACCGAGATGCTCTCCCGGGTCACGGTCGCGCCGGGCATGGAGCGCCGGGTGCGGGCCCTGCCGTACGTCGCCGCCCTGTGGGGCCAGAGCCCCGAGGACGCCGCCGCCCCGCTGCTGCCGCTGCTGCTCGAGGGCCGCGACGACCACCGCGACCTCACGCTGGGCACCGTGCTCGGCCGCGGGGTGCGCTCCGTGGCCCGCGGCGAGCTGCGCTCGAGTCGCCGGATGAAGCTCGACGTGCGGGTGCTCGAGGACTGA
- the groL gene encoding chaperonin GroEL (60 kDa chaperone family; promotes refolding of misfolded polypeptides especially under stressful conditions; forms two stacked rings of heptamers to form a barrel-shaped 14mer; ends can be capped by GroES; misfolded proteins enter the barrel where they are refolded when GroES binds) codes for MSKLIAFNEEARRGLERGMNTLADAVKVTLGPKGRNVVLEKKWGAPTITNDGVSIAKEIELEDPYEKIGAELVKEVAKKTDDVAGDGTTTATVLAQALVKEGLRNVAAGANPMGLKRGIEAAVSAVTEQLLSQAKEVETREQIAATATISAGGDTTVGDAIAEAMDKVGKEGVITVEESNTFGIDLELTEGMRFDKGYISAYFVTDPERMETVLEDAYVLIANSKISNVKDLLPLLEKVMQSGKPLVILAEDVDGEALSTLVVNKIRGTFKSVAVKAPGFGDRRKAMLQDIAILTGGQVISEEVGLKLETAGLELLGQARKVVITKDETTIVEGAGDAAQIEGRVNQIRAEIEKSDSDYDREKLQERLAKLAGGVAVIKVGAATEVELKERKHRIEDAVRNAKAAVEEGILPGGGVALVQAGATAFDTLELTGDEATGANIVKVALSAPLKQIAINAGLEGGVVAEKVANLPAGEGLNAATGEYVDLLAAGIIDPAKVTRSALQNAASIAALFLTTEAVVADKPEKAAPMGGDPTGGMGGMDF; via the coding sequence ATGTCGAAGCTGATTGCTTTCAACGAGGAGGCCCGGCGCGGCCTCGAGCGTGGCATGAACACGCTCGCCGACGCCGTCAAGGTCACCCTGGGCCCCAAGGGCCGCAACGTCGTCCTGGAGAAGAAGTGGGGCGCCCCCACCATCACCAACGACGGTGTCTCCATCGCCAAGGAGATCGAGCTCGAGGACCCCTACGAGAAGATCGGCGCCGAGCTGGTCAAGGAGGTCGCGAAGAAGACCGACGACGTCGCCGGTGACGGCACGACGACCGCGACCGTCCTCGCCCAGGCCCTCGTCAAGGAGGGTCTGCGCAACGTGGCCGCCGGGGCCAACCCGATGGGCCTCAAGCGGGGCATCGAGGCTGCCGTGAGCGCTGTCACCGAGCAGCTCCTCAGCCAGGCCAAGGAGGTCGAGACTCGCGAGCAGATCGCCGCGACCGCGACCATCTCCGCCGGTGGCGACACCACCGTCGGCGACGCCATCGCCGAGGCGATGGACAAGGTCGGCAAGGAGGGCGTGATCACGGTCGAGGAGTCGAACACCTTCGGCATCGACCTGGAGCTCACCGAGGGCATGCGGTTCGACAAGGGCTACATCTCGGCCTACTTCGTCACCGACCCCGAGCGCATGGAGACCGTCCTCGAGGACGCCTACGTGCTGATCGCCAACTCCAAGATCAGCAACGTCAAGGACCTGCTGCCGCTGCTGGAGAAGGTCATGCAGTCGGGCAAGCCGCTCGTCATCCTCGCCGAGGACGTCGACGGCGAGGCGCTGTCGACCCTGGTCGTCAACAAGATCCGCGGCACCTTCAAGTCGGTCGCGGTCAAGGCCCCCGGCTTCGGCGACCGCCGCAAGGCCATGCTGCAGGACATCGCGATCCTCACCGGCGGCCAGGTCATCTCCGAGGAGGTCGGCCTCAAGCTGGAGACCGCCGGTCTCGAGCTGCTCGGCCAGGCCCGCAAGGTCGTCATCACCAAGGACGAGACCACCATCGTCGAGGGCGCCGGCGACGCCGCCCAGATCGAGGGTCGGGTCAACCAGATCCGCGCCGAGATCGAGAAGTCGGACTCCGACTACGACCGCGAGAAGCTCCAGGAGCGCCTCGCCAAGCTGGCCGGCGGCGTGGCCGTCATCAAGGTCGGCGCGGCCACCGAGGTCGAGCTCAAGGAGCGCAAGCACCGCATCGAGGACGCCGTGCGCAACGCGAAGGCGGCCGTCGAGGAGGGCATCCTGCCCGGTGGTGGTGTCGCCCTGGTCCAGGCCGGTGCCACTGCGTTCGACACGCTCGAGCTGACCGGCGACGAGGCCACTGGTGCCAACATCGTCAAGGTCGCGCTGTCGGCGCCGCTGAAGCAGATCGCCATCAACGCCGGCCTCGAGGGCGGCGTCGTGGCGGAGAAGGTCGCGAACCTCCCCGCCGGCGAGGGCCTCAACGCCGCCACCGGCGAGTACGTCGACCTGCTGGCCGCGGGCATCATCGACCCGGCCAAGGTGACCCGCTCGGCGCTGCAGAACGCCGCGTCGATCGCCGCACTGTTCCTCACCACCGAGGCCGTCGTGGCCGACAAGCCGGAGAAGGCGGCGCCCATGGGCGGCGACCCGACCGGTGGCATGGGTGGCATGGACTTCTGA
- a CDS encoding MFS transporter, translating into MSKSTTSRSGEWLESWDPENEQTWNKPLAWRTLWITTFALFLAFAAWFLPSALIPKLNSLGYDFSSNELYWMAAMPGLSAGIFRLVWMVLPPIMGTRKMVALTSLLLVFSTAGWGVRVQEPSAPYWELMLLAFLAGIGGGAFSGFMPSTSYFFPRSKQGTALGIQAGIGNFGVSAVQLLTPYLIALSWLAFIGGSQTISQPGKEPEEVWYQNAAFVWIPLMVLAAILAWTMLKSVPIKASIRQQFDIFGNVDTWLMTLLYIMTFGTFAGLSAQFGLLMGELYGSANPDIVQGSGADATVLVEGYAVPDAAKYVFLGPLVGAGARVLFSPLTDRMGGAIWTLVSGVGLVASIAFTITTLSPDTTSAATLESGFDQFLWGMLAIFLFAGIGNASTFKQMPMIFEKRQAGGVIGWTAAIAAFGPFFFGVGVTSMGPVAFFAIGIAWAVMCVVVTWVRYARKGAPKPG; encoded by the coding sequence ATGAGCAAGTCGACCACCTCCCGGTCCGGCGAATGGCTGGAGTCCTGGGACCCGGAGAACGAGCAGACCTGGAACAAGCCCCTGGCGTGGCGCACCCTGTGGATCACCACGTTCGCACTCTTCCTCGCGTTCGCGGCCTGGTTCCTGCCGAGCGCGCTGATTCCGAAGCTCAACTCGCTCGGCTACGACTTCTCCAGCAACGAGCTCTACTGGATGGCAGCCATGCCGGGCCTGTCCGCAGGCATCTTCCGGCTGGTGTGGATGGTGCTCCCGCCCATCATGGGCACCCGCAAGATGGTGGCGCTCACCTCGCTGCTGCTGGTCTTCTCGACCGCCGGGTGGGGGGTGCGGGTCCAGGAGCCGAGCGCTCCCTACTGGGAGCTGATGCTGCTGGCGTTCCTGGCCGGCATCGGCGGTGGCGCGTTCTCGGGCTTCATGCCCAGCACCTCGTACTTCTTCCCTCGCTCCAAGCAGGGCACCGCGCTGGGGATCCAGGCCGGCATCGGCAACTTCGGCGTCTCGGCCGTGCAGCTGCTGACGCCCTATCTGATCGCCCTCTCGTGGCTGGCCTTCATCGGGGGCTCGCAGACCATCTCGCAGCCGGGCAAGGAGCCCGAGGAGGTCTGGTACCAGAACGCCGCCTTCGTCTGGATCCCCCTGATGGTCCTCGCGGCGATCCTGGCCTGGACGATGCTCAAGTCGGTGCCGATCAAGGCCAGCATCCGCCAGCAGTTCGACATCTTCGGCAACGTCGACACCTGGCTGATGACCCTGCTCTACATCATGACCTTCGGCACCTTCGCCGGCCTCTCGGCGCAGTTCGGGCTGCTGATGGGCGAGCTCTACGGCAGCGCGAACCCCGACATCGTCCAGGGATCCGGCGCCGACGCCACCGTGCTGGTCGAGGGATACGCCGTGCCCGACGCCGCGAAGTACGTCTTCCTCGGCCCCCTGGTCGGCGCCGGCGCCCGGGTGCTGTTCTCACCGCTCACCGACCGCATGGGCGGCGCCATCTGGACACTGGTCTCCGGCGTGGGACTGGTGGCCTCGATCGCCTTCACCATCACGACCTTGAGCCCCGACACCACCTCTGCCGCCACCTTGGAGAGCGGGTTCGACCAGTTCCTCTGGGGGATGCTCGCGATCTTCCTCTTCGCCGGGATCGGCAACGCCTCGACGTTCAAACAGATGCCGATGATCTTCGAGAAACGTCAGGCCGGTGGCGTGATCGGCTGGACCGCCGCGATCGCGGCGTTCGGTCCCTTCTTCTTCGGCGTCGGCGTGACGTCGATGGGCCCGGTGGCCTTCTTCGCCATCGGCATCGCCTGGGCGGTGATGTGCGTGGTCGTCACCTGGGTGCGCTATGCCCGCAAGGGCGCTCCGAAGCCCGGCTGA
- a CDS encoding MFS transporter, which produces MASQTAAEASSAPPRPGRNRVLWLSTIAFTLMFAVWLMFGILGDPIREEFGLSDVQLSWIVAAATLNGSLWRLPAGMLADRFGGRIVFTVLLLVSAVPTYLVSQVNSYTALLGLSFLIGLAGNSFSVGIAWNSAWQPRNRQGYALGLFGAGNVGASVTKFIGPPIITGTAGATYFGFIDGGWRLVPVVYAVLLVVMAAVLWFGTPRHDLKPGTEVPLTEQLAPLKQMRVWRFSLYYVAVFGAYVALSAWLPIYYMDNFDVSLQTAALLTATYIFPASLLRPVGGALSDRYGARRAMYWTFGAMLVTSGILMMPNGFVVVQLPDGSEDEHLAYHLDLVPFVLLVFVLGCAMGVGKAAVYKHIPEYFPESVGAVGGLVGMLGGLGGFALPPLFAYTKEWSGFPTSTFGVLFVLTVICSVWMHWTVVHMLHHESPHLAHKLDNPTDEETPA; this is translated from the coding sequence ATGGCGTCACAGACCGCGGCAGAAGCGTCGTCCGCACCGCCCCGACCGGGCCGCAACCGAGTGCTCTGGCTCTCGACCATCGCCTTCACCCTGATGTTCGCGGTGTGGCTGATGTTCGGCATCCTGGGCGACCCGATCCGCGAGGAGTTCGGCCTCAGCGACGTGCAGCTGTCGTGGATCGTGGCGGCCGCCACCCTCAACGGCTCGCTGTGGCGCCTGCCCGCCGGCATGCTCGCCGACCGCTTCGGCGGACGCATCGTGTTCACGGTGCTGCTGCTCGTCTCCGCGGTGCCCACCTACCTGGTCTCGCAGGTGAACTCCTACACCGCCCTGCTGGGGCTCTCCTTCCTGATCGGCCTGGCGGGGAACTCGTTCTCCGTCGGCATCGCCTGGAACTCCGCGTGGCAGCCGCGCAACCGTCAGGGCTACGCCCTCGGGCTCTTCGGCGCGGGCAACGTCGGCGCCTCGGTGACCAAGTTCATCGGGCCTCCGATCATCACCGGCACCGCCGGCGCGACCTACTTCGGCTTCATCGACGGCGGCTGGCGCCTGGTCCCCGTCGTCTACGCGGTGCTCCTGGTCGTGATGGCCGCGGTGCTCTGGTTCGGAACCCCCCGCCACGACCTGAAGCCCGGGACCGAGGTGCCGTTGACGGAGCAGCTCGCCCCGCTCAAGCAGATGCGGGTGTGGCGCTTCAGCCTCTACTACGTCGCGGTCTTCGGGGCCTACGTCGCCCTCTCGGCCTGGCTGCCGATCTACTACATGGACAACTTCGACGTCTCCCTGCAGACCGCGGCCCTGCTGACCGCCACCTACATCTTCCCGGCGTCACTGCTGCGCCCGGTGGGTGGCGCGCTGTCGGACCGGTACGGCGCTCGTCGCGCGATGTACTGGACCTTCGGCGCGATGCTGGTGACCAGCGGCATCCTGATGATGCCCAACGGCTTCGTGGTGGTGCAGCTGCCCGACGGCAGCGAGGACGAGCACCTCGCCTACCACCTGGACCTGGTGCCCTTCGTGCTGCTGGTCTTCGTGCTCGGGTGCGCGATGGGCGTGGGCAAGGCGGCGGTCTACAAGCACATCCCGGAGTACTTCCCCGAGAGCGTCGGCGCCGTCGGCGGACTCGTCGGGATGCTCGGCGGCCTCGGCGGCTTCGCCCTGCCGCCGCTCTTCGCCTACACGAAGGAGTGGTCCGGCTTCCCGACCAGCACCTTCGGCGTGCTGTTCGTCCTGACGGTCATCTGCAGCGTGTGGATGCACTGGACGGTGGTGCACATGCTCCATCACGAGTCGCCCCACCTGGCACACAAGCTGGACAACCCCACCGATGAGGAGACACCGGCATGA